DNA sequence from the Vanessa tameamea isolate UH-Manoa-2023 chromosome 21, ilVanTame1 primary haplotype, whole genome shotgun sequence genome:
tattaaattgtaataaaatactaattactgTTGCTAAAAGCTTAACATTACTTCCAAAAGTCGAATGAACAGAAATACAGTTCAAAATTTTACTCATATagactgttttaaaaaaaaaagacaacttttccatgaaactaataatttatattctaaacacgtttttactaaaaaaataaaaggaaaagtTCGTGTTCGTTGTTATGTTTAATGTCATCTCAGAGATCGTTATCTGACCACGAAGTAGACCAAACCGTATGAGGCTATGAGAACcgagtattaattttttacctCGGGCTtctctgaaatattttacttgatggtagagctttgtgcatgTTGTGTGGGTATTTAAATAGAGGATAATTTTGGGAAGAAAGAGTCATTGAAAAGTCAAAATAGttagctaatttattttatttacgaccTTACCGATATGAGAATACATGCACCAGCACacgtgtttaaaatataacaaaaagaacaacaataatattaaaaaaaaataaacatctggtagacaataataaaagaatttACAACGAACTCTTATATAAAGATTTCAAATTACAAAGACcgttatatttataacgaataAATAATGCCTGCCCTCGAATGCTTAGTCTATATCCAATTTCTTAAAGCTGCCCTCGATTCCGAATAAGCCTTCGATAGTTTTCTTGCCGCTTGGACGCAAAGATTCGTTAACGCGCCTCCTACTTTCGTCCgtgaaatattgtttgttattttctaAACGGCGTATGATCTCGTCTGGAAAAGAgaattatatacttacattcCAATGTATTAACGtactattttaaatcaaagaatatgtgattatgatatttgaatacaaaataatacagattaactagaatttatttatattgtgatcGAAAAACAACACGAGCAAGTAGTCCATCGGATGGTATACTCGGTCGTTACGCAAGCCATCTGGCAGCACCTAATCATTACTTACTCTACCGCTGAACAGTAAAccttgtattgttatgttccgattTTAATGAGCCAGTGCAATTGCAGCCAAGAGggatatgacatcttagttcctaaaatGTGTGACGCCTTAACAATTAAATGttcaatatttctaaaaaagcCAACAGCTGTAAGCAGTGATTACCATGAGGCGGTCAAAATGTCAGTCCGCCGATCTTTACCCGTGAAgtgtacaaaacaaaacacaccCTTAAATCATCAATGCGCCGCCAATCATTAGCTCTAAGATATTGAAATACACTAACCTTTTAAACAAGAACACagaagtacaaaatatttttatttatcgataaaatataactCATTATGGATCTTGAGTTAAAGCAGACTAATCGATGAAGACATTATTATTCATCTGCTGtaggttattaaaattaaagagccgagatggcccagtgtttagaacgcgtgcatcttaaccggtgatttcgggttcaaacccaggcaagcaccactgaattttcatgtgcttaatttgtatttgtaattcatctcgtgctcgacggtgaaggaaaacatcataaggaaacctgcatgtggcaaATTTacacgaaattctgccacatgtgtatcacatgtaccaccaatccgcattggagcaccgtggtggaatatgctccatacctgctcctcaaagggagaggaggtcttagcccagcagtgggaaatttacagactgttattgtaatgtaatgtaaaggttatttaaattgcatggtaaatattattcatatatatatatatatattgtttttattcgtattatatCCATACGTTCGCGGCGTTCACCCGTTGTTCACGGCGCATGCGTGAAGGTACCGGACTTAGCACCATACCAATACCACTATACAATACCGTGCGAGTCGTATCAATCATTTCAGTACAAAACAAACTAAAGAAGCCGTGCAACACATTGCTAGAAGTaccaacttaataaaatatacaaaaacttaCCTCTTAAAGTTATGTTGTCTTTATAGTTCCCTCCAGACTCTTTTGGGAACGAATTTTTCTGGACATATTTGTAGAGTGAGTCGGAACCCCTTTCGTGTACCTTGATGATGTCCATTAAACTCTTCTTCATGAATGGTTTCAGCAGCGTCATCACCTTGTCCATGAAGTACGGGGCGTTTAAGAAATGCAATTCTTTTAACTTAACTAACATACATTCCTGAAAAAACGCAATcatcaaacattttattgacGTCATCATTTAcgtcatttatattttcactttatgatcatttattatattcattagctaagtatacatatataaatatataagattacaaGACTACCCTCTCGGGCTAAAAGTTAGCTCATAGACTCACAGATCCCGCTACACTGAATATGTTTGGTTGTTGCTCTGTACAATACCtacattaaatgattaattacagGAATTATAAATGCAGATAGACAGTATGTGCGTTCTGTAATCGTTTTTTGGAGTTATCGTTTTTTGACGCGTTATAATAatgatgagttttttttttttttatgcacgCGCATAGAGTGTCATTGTCAAACTATATGATGAAATTAcccatataattatatagttactCATATAATATACTCGTAATTAAGTATCAACTCACTCGAAATAGACCTGGGaaccttatcttattttacaaggtatattttattacaaatttaaattgcgattgtttaaattttgtaagtttgtagttgcaaaaaaaatatatcgcatttatcagaataataattattattgcattaaaattattcatttacttAAGTTAACAAACTTAACTTCTCACTTCGTATAAGCACgcagtttcattaaaaaaacaaaaaaaatataaccaatcTAACTTGCCTGGTGGAAGAACAGGACCTGTTTCAATAATGATATATCTATCTTGGCTAAGTGGCCCATACTCGCAAGATCCATGTCTATCAATAGAACAAAACTGAAATAAACGAAAAGTTTataaacagaataataatagaaaagatGAGTGAAGAATTTCTTATCGAAACTGTTTaagatattacataaataactttCGTTACCAAAAGGTTAAAAGAACTGACCACCTACTTATCATAtcttctaccgccgaacagcaatacttaatgtcACCCTGTTCCAGTTTGAGGGGATGGGATGGGGGGAATTGGTAAGTCATTGTATCTACAGGCAAGTGGGACCAAATGTATACATatcatatacaatttataatttaaaaaaaaaatgtatttaaagtcaGTGTTGGCCGCGTCTTCCGAGaagacaagctcgaagtccagcgaagatcagctgatgttcagtaataaaataaaactttaaaacgcCAAAATACATCGTGCGACACTAATTTACACGGGCAGTGAtgacttgccatcaggtggtccatttgcccgtccattACTGATGCTGTAAAGAAGTTCCTGCCTTTGAAAATTACCAATATAGAGTCTTATCGCACATTACCTAAACATAACTGACATAAACAACAgtcattaaacttattttaaagatattcgTTTGTAATTTTTCAATACTACAAATGGCGTATCTTTGGCTACGTTTTTCATGGCTAACAGGTAGCGATCCAAGGCTTTTGAAAGGCCAAATTTAAGCTCTCATCGCGTCGTGTTAAATTCTCATTATTCATCCGTAGATGAATGTAATGGATGTCGATGGGGCACCGATACTTCGACTGCGGTTACTTTAGTACAAGCAGCTCGACatgatattcaaaataataatattctttatttaagtaggctcataaaaacacttcAAATCGTCACGTTAATGTTGAATCAAATGTAAGTTACCATCGGTCCGGAAAATAGCTTTTACCAAGAAGAagcggcaagaaattcagtaattaaatattaaataaatattggacaacatcacatacattactctgatccaaacgtaagtagctaaagcacttgtgttatggaaaatcagacgtaacgacggtaccacaaacacccagacccaagacaacatagaaaactaattaactttttctacatcgactcggccgggaatcgaacccgggacctcggagtggcggacccatgaaaaccggtatacacactactcgaccacgaaggtcgtcaATCCACCACCATTCCAATTACAGAGTGTCAttaaagaacaattaatttatattcgtataaCCTGTcttgaaatcaacaaatataatcttgtattgagtaatattatgtcttatttatcaatgttttttttttttaataaattcacttCATCACTAGAAATGTCaagtttttgtatttgaaaaaaaactataatatattacccTGGCCAAGTTCCTTCTTCGTACTGCAAAAGATCGAAGACCATCATGAACGCGCGGATGATATCACCAAATATATAGCGTTTAGGGTCACCATCTATCAGTCGACTATAGATAGCTTTGTAACCGTTGACTGTGGGTGCTGGAAGCGGTGCTATCAGGCTGGAAACAATGAAGAGAGTTATGTAAACAAACAGCCCTTTAAATGACCTAgtgtttttttctctttttgtatgaaaatcttaatgcgattcacacgg
Encoded proteins:
- the LOC113395579 gene encoding clavesin-1-like; the encoded protein is MMMSGQIQAFPLEKEYGKNPDISREDINKLREWLKTQPHLPEEYITDLDLILIYFCCEKSAEVSKQVLDLHFTLRTLLTTWFKDREVDKKIINALNTILIAPLPAPTVNGYKAIYSRLIDGDPKRYIFGDIIRAFMMVFDLLQYEEGTWPGFVLLIDMDLASMGHLAKIDISLLKQVLFFHQECMLVKLKELHFLNAPYFMDKVMTLLKPFMKKSLMDIIKVHERGSDSLYKYVQKNSFPKESGGNYKDNITLRDEIIRRLENNKQYFTDESRRRVNESLRPSGKKTIEGLFGIEGSFKKLDID